In Streptomyces longhuiensis, the following proteins share a genomic window:
- a CDS encoding ferredoxin, with amino-acid sequence MSVQQEAGSGIDSGVALEVWIDQDLCTGDGICVQYAPEVFELDIDGLAYVKGAEDELLQAQGATTPVPLPLLNDVVDSAKECPGDCIHVRRVSDRVEVYGPDAE; translated from the coding sequence ATGAGCGTGCAGCAGGAGGCCGGATCCGGCATCGACAGCGGTGTCGCCCTTGAGGTGTGGATCGATCAGGACCTCTGCACCGGCGACGGGATCTGCGTGCAGTACGCGCCGGAGGTCTTCGAGCTGGACATCGACGGACTGGCCTATGTGAAGGGCGCGGAGGACGAGCTGTTGCAGGCACAGGGGGCCACCACCCCGGTGCCGCTGCCGCTTCTGAACGACGTCGTGGACTCCGCGAAGGAGTGCCCGGGCGACTGCATTCATGTACGTCGCGTTTCGGACAGGGTGGAGGTCTACGGCCCTGACGCGGAGTGA
- the arc gene encoding proteasome ATPase → MAAHDDDMNRGIRPGRGSDDPAGQIAYLEQEIAVLRRKLADSPRHTRILEERIVELQTNLAGVSAQNERLANTLREARDQIVALKEEVDRLAQPPAGFGVFLMANEDGTADIFTGGRKLRVNVSPSVELEELRRGQELMLNEALNVVEAMEYESVGDIVTLKEILEDGERALVVGHTDEERVVRLAEPLLDITIRPGDALLLEPRSGYVYEVVPKSEVEELVLEEVPDIGYEQIGGLGNQIELIRDAVELPYLYPDLFKEHELRPPKGVLLYGPPGCGKTLIAKAVANSLAKKVAEVTGQATGKSFFLNIKGPELLNKYVGETERQIRLVFQRAREKASEGTPVIVFFDEMESLFRTRGSGVSSDVENTIVPQLLAEIDGVEGLENVVVIGASNREDMIDPAILRPGRLDVKIKIERPDAEAAKDIFAKYLTARLPLHSDDLGEHGGDRASTVHGMIQTAVEQMYAESEENRFLEVTYANGDKEVLYFKDFNSGAMIENIVGRAKKAAIKAFLEHNQKGLRVSHLLQACVDEFKENEDLPNTTNPDDWARISGKKGERIVYIRTLVTGKQGADTGRSIDTVANTGQYL, encoded by the coding sequence GTGGCAGCCCACGACGACGACATGAACCGCGGCATCCGCCCGGGAAGAGGGTCCGACGACCCCGCCGGTCAGATTGCCTATCTTGAGCAGGAGATCGCCGTCCTGCGACGCAAGCTCGCCGACTCTCCGCGCCATACGAGGATTCTCGAAGAGCGGATCGTCGAGCTGCAGACCAACCTGGCCGGCGTGTCCGCACAGAACGAGCGGCTCGCCAACACGCTCAGGGAGGCCCGCGATCAGATCGTGGCCCTCAAGGAGGAAGTCGACCGGCTCGCGCAGCCGCCGGCCGGCTTCGGAGTCTTCCTCATGGCGAACGAGGACGGTACCGCCGACATCTTCACCGGCGGCCGCAAGCTCCGGGTGAACGTCAGCCCCAGCGTGGAGCTCGAAGAGCTCAGGCGCGGCCAGGAACTGATGCTCAACGAAGCGCTCAACGTGGTCGAGGCCATGGAGTACGAGAGCGTCGGCGACATCGTCACCCTCAAGGAGATCCTCGAGGACGGCGAGCGCGCCCTGGTGGTGGGGCACACCGATGAAGAACGAGTGGTCCGGCTCGCCGAACCGCTCCTCGACATCACCATCCGCCCCGGCGACGCCCTCCTGCTCGAACCCCGATCCGGCTATGTCTACGAAGTCGTACCCAAGAGCGAAGTCGAAGAGCTCGTCCTGGAAGAGGTCCCGGACATCGGCTACGAGCAGATCGGCGGTCTGGGCAACCAGATCGAGCTGATCCGCGACGCGGTCGAGCTCCCCTACCTCTACCCGGACCTGTTCAAGGAGCACGAGCTGCGGCCGCCCAAGGGCGTCCTGCTCTACGGGCCTCCCGGCTGCGGCAAGACCCTGATCGCCAAGGCGGTGGCCAACTCCCTTGCCAAGAAGGTCGCGGAAGTGACCGGACAGGCCACGGGCAAGAGCTTCTTCCTCAACATCAAGGGTCCGGAGCTGCTCAACAAGTACGTCGGTGAGACCGAGCGGCAGATCCGCCTCGTCTTCCAGCGTGCGCGTGAGAAGGCCAGCGAGGGCACGCCCGTCATCGTCTTCTTCGACGAGATGGAGTCCCTCTTCCGCACCCGCGGATCAGGCGTCAGCTCGGACGTGGAGAACACCATCGTCCCCCAGCTGCTCGCCGAGATCGACGGTGTGGAGGGCCTGGAGAACGTGGTCGTGATCGGTGCCTCCAACCGTGAGGACATGATCGACCCCGCGATCCTGCGGCCCGGACGACTCGATGTGAAGATCAAGATCGAGCGCCCGGACGCCGAAGCGGCCAAGGACATCTTCGCCAAGTACCTGACCGCCCGCCTCCCGCTGCACTCCGACGACCTCGGAGAGCACGGCGGCGACCGCGCCAGTACGGTCCACGGGATGATCCAGACCGCCGTGGAGCAGATGTACGCGGAAAGCGAGGAGAACCGCTTCCTCGAGGTCACGTACGCCAACGGTGACAAGGAAGTCCTGTACTTCAAGGACTTCAACTCGGGCGCCATGATCGAGAACATCGTCGGACGCGCCAAGAAGGCCGCCATCAAGGCCTTCCTGGAACACAACCAGAAGGGCCTCAGGGTCTCCCACCTCCTCCAGGCTTGCGTGGACGAGTTCAAGGAGAACGAGGACCTGCCGAACACCACCAACCCGGACGACTGGGCCCGCATCTCCGGTAAGAAGGGCGAACGGATCGTTTACATCCGTACGCTCGTCACCGGAAAGCAGGGCGCGGACACCGGACGCTCCATCGACACGGTGGCGAACACCGGGCAGTACCTGTAA